The Phlebotomus papatasi isolate M1 chromosome 3, Ppap_2.1, whole genome shotgun sequence genomic sequence GTTCAGTGTAAGTCACGGCATCACGGATCACGTTCTCCAAGAAGACCTTGAGGACACCACGGGTCTCCTCGTAGATCAATCCAGAGATACGCTTCACGCCGCCACGACGAGCCAGACGACGGATGGCTGGCTTCGTGATGCCCTGGATGTTGTCACGCAACACCTTCCTATGTCTCTTGGCGCCTCCTTTACCGAGTCCCTTGCCTCCTTTACCGCGACCAGTCATTTTCACTTACTGTTGCTTGTTTTCCGAACGATAGTCAAGAACAAACTACTGAAATTTGCAGCTTAGGACTCTATTTTTGTTAACTAAACCACGCCCCTTCTCAAAAAACTTATCAAATATTTAAGGAATTATAGATAATTTCTATGACACAAGAATTAAGAACAATACATGAAGAACTCTACAAccaaagttaattaaaaaaagaatagaaatataaagaaaataataattttatgaatagTTTTCCCCCTCCACATCAAAAGGCGATTGCATAAAAGGCCTGAAACTATGAGCGACCGCATAGTTTTTCCCAACTATTCACAGCGTAAACATCGTGAGTAGATTTTAAAGGAAGAAACAGCAATGGCCCGTACAAAGCAGACTGCCCGTAAGTCAACCGGAGGAAAGGCTCCTCGCAAGCAGCTGGCCACCAAGGCTGCTCGCAAGAGTGCCCCAGCAACTGGCGGAGTCAAGAAGCCCCATCGCTACCGCCCAGGAACAGTGGCTCTCCGTGAGATCCGTCGCTACCAGAAGAGCACAGAATTGCTCATCCGCAAGCTGCCCTTCCAGCGTCTTGTGCGTGAGATCGCTCAGGATTTCAAGACCGATCTGAGGTTCCAGAGCTCCGCCGTGATGGCTCTCCAGGAGGCCAGTGAGGCTTACCTCGTGGGCTTGTTTGAAGACACCAATCTGTGCGCCATCCATGCCAAGCGTGTCACAATCATGCCCAAGGACATTCAGCTGGCTCGTCGTATTCGTGGAGAACGTGCTTAAATGGCTTCAATTTCTTTTACCCCAAAAAACGGCCCTTTTCAGGGCCACAATTCTATATTATAAAGAGTTTTAACTTAaatcttctaaaatttaaaattattctcaatGCACAACAGAATTTGTTGAGAAAGCTGCAGTGCAAAGTATTTAAAAATCGTTTTAGCTTTTATTGTCATTTATTGCTCTTGTCCAGCAAAAGAAACCTTTTCGAACCCAAGCTCAGGTCAATTTTAAAGGCAATAAAAAGACCGTCtgtttctttagaaaaaatcaaagcatttaaaaaccaaataaacataaatagtaaaatagtaaaaagaaatcaaattgtCTATTTTCTCGcctttattgaaaagaaatctggtttttaacttttaactgtgtatcacacttgcacattaaaattttaatataatccacattaataaatagaaaaaccccaaatattgagtgactcaaagacacaaataacatttagacgctcacaagcgataattaatgtgaatcacattaaaattttaatgtgcaagtgtgataacgccgtaagactcGGCTTCCcacctttttttgtttaataattccAGGTAATTaggtatatatttattttatttacgcCTTTATAATaagtaaaaagaattttcatataaatatttacattCAACTTTGATATTTCTCAATGTGAATCATTCTTTCTGATCAAATTGAACGCCATTTTGTTGTGCTGCTTCCTTTGATCCTTGGAAGCAGTGAGATCATTTTATTTTCCAGTCATTTAAGAATGATCAAAAACTCTTTATGAAATGAATTTGTGGGCCCTCAAAAGGGCCATTTTGTGGGTTTTGGAGAATGATCCATGGACAGGCGTCGATTTACTTGGAGCTGGTGTACTTGGTGACGGCTTTGGTGCCTTCACTCACGGCGTGCTTGGCCAACTCTCCGGGCAGCAGGAGACGCACAGCAGTTTGGATCTCGCGACTCGTGATGGTGGAGCGCTTGTTGTAATGGGCCAGACGAGAAGCCTCTGCAGCAATGCGCTCGAAGATGTCATTCACGAAGCTGTTCATGATGCTCATGGCTTTGCTGCTGATGCCAGTGTCAGGATGGACCTGCTTCAGCACTTTGTAGATGTAGATGGCATAGCTCTCCTTACGCTTGCGCTTCTTCTTCTTGTCCGTCTTCGAGATGTTCTTCTGGGCCTTTCCAGCCTTCTTGGCAGCCTTTCCACTAGTCTTCGGAGCCATTTTCAGCAAAGTTTCGTCAGTCAAGTAACTTTCGATACTAAAAATCGCTGGAAGTCACCCCGGTATTTATGGACTTCGTAGCCCGAAACTGTTCACACATTCTGACTCACACAATTGAACATCTGCTCATTCCTATAGGAAAGACCTTGAATGGAGGGGGAAATGAGATAGTGTGCGATAGTTGAGGCTTCACTATTTTCAGGCAACTAAACGCATAAATACTGGAAGTTAGTGCTGATTTTTTAATAGTCAGTCGACTGCTCTTGCTGAGTGTATTTCGTGTGGCTTCAATCTACAGAAAAATCATCTGAAATGTCTGGACGCGGAAAGGGAGGAAAAGTGAAGGGAAAGGCGAAGACTCGCTCCAATCGTGCTGGGCTCCAATTCCCCGTGGGACGTATCCATCGTCTCCTGCGCAAGGGAAATTACGCTGAGAGAGTCGGTGCTGGAGCTCCGGTTTACTTGGCTGCCGTCATGGAATATCTGGCTGCTGAAGTTCTTGAGTTGGCCGGCAATGCTGCCCGTGACAACAAGAAGACCAGGATCATTCCACGTCATCTTCAGTTGGCCATCCGCAATGACGAGGAATTGAACAAATTGCTGTCCGGAGTCACAATTGCCCAAGGCGGTGTTCTGCCCAACATTCAGGCAGTTCTCCTGCCCAAGAAGACCGAGAAGAAGACATAAATCCTGCATAAAGCTCATCAACAAATGCATCAACAAAAAACGCCCTTCTTAGGGCGACTAAATCCATTCAtaaagagttaataaaaatcttaaaattgtattaatttattgaaaggaATTCTCGAAGGATTTGCAATTCAGTGATTAACGAATTTTAATTGCTTTATTGGCTTGCAATATTTTCTGTTAATCCTATGCCTTTGCGACCATTGAGGTTCGAAAccacttaaaaatcaattaacttTGGGTTAtgatttcaaaagaaattgaatGTGGCTGACATATTTTGCTACCCTAACGATACTACTCTATAGAATAGATGCGATTATTTCTTTTAAGTGTTTGTTTTCGCAATATATATCTTGAAAAGTTAGAAATAATTAATAACTCACATTTTTAAGCATTGTCTATGAATAAAGTATTCATATGAAATCTTCGAGGCAGAATGTTGCTTAATTTTTTCTGCACATGGCAAATCACTTTGAGATTTGTATTAACTAATACCGTCGTTATTAAGTTTAAGTattcgtcatttttttaaaattatttttgagacaatatttatttcaaaaggaatttaaataaaatcattcaaaatgtcTTCACAGCTAACGGGTTTTGAAATTACGCATCAAGTTGCAACAGAAGAGATCGTTAGACACATAACACTAAAtctgttttaatttttcagaaaatatataacattttaatgaattttatattttgttgaatttaagaaaatatagccataaaaataaaatgaattttctaacaaaaaatgttcgaaaaTATTGTTCGAAAAAGGCCATCACTTTCAATTCATGACGAAGgtaaattttaacttaaaaataCGACAAAATCGGTTTGTAAATCTATCTTTTGATATTGAcacatttttagaaatatatttaattatattatagaaaaattatatagCAAATTTGTGtattaaattatgtaaaataaccaaaattttcaaatgctgTTACTTTTCGGTAATATTTATGAATGACTTTGTCGTtgcaattttgtgattattttcgaaaatataagaaaaagaggaatgtatttttaaaatatgtttaataGACATTTGGTCTTTCGAATCCACTAGGCTGGAATAACTAAAATGATGaattaattaagtttttttgaAAGTCTTGCAAATCGACTGAAAAATTGAGTGCAGATCAAAGCAAAATTCCGGTTCCAATAAATGGGTTCCCTTTTCAAGTAAGGTAAAATGTGGTGTTTTCTGGTAATATTCTTGAGATATCTACCCAGAAATCGTAAAGAATGGCAGAAGAGACATCCGTGGAAGTAGCCCCAGCAGTCTCCCCATCCGGGAAGAAGGCTAAAGCCCCCAAAAGTGCCGCCGCCAAGAAGCCTCGAGTGAAGCCAACGCACCCAAAGACTTCTGAAATGGTCAACAAAGCCATTAAAGATCTGAAGGAGCGTGGTGGATCATCCCTGCAGGCCATCAAGAAGTTTGTGGCAGCCAATTACAAGGTTGATGCTGAGAAATTGGCCCCATTCATCAGACGCTACCTGAAATCCGCCGTGACAAGTGGAGCTCTGGTTCAGACGAAAGGAAAGGGAGCCTCTGGCTCATTCAAATTGCCTGGATCTGCAAAGGGCGAGAAGGCAGTGGCAAAGAAGCCCCGTGTGAAGAAAGCTTCTGGAGAGAAGAAAGTGAAGAAGGCTGCATCGCCCAAGAAGAAGGCATCTACTGCAGCCAAGAAGGCAGTCGCAGCGAAGAAGCCAAGTGGTGAGAAGAAGAAGGCAGCTTCACCAAAGAAAGCTGCAGTGAAGAAATCTGCTCCCAAGCAAAAGTCCACAAAGGCATCTTCAAAGTCGGCAGGAACAAAGCCAAAAGTCCCCAAGCCGAAGAAGACTGGATCACCGAAGAAAGCTGCACCAAAAAAGACAGCAGCCAAGAAGAAGTAACTTTCTTCAAATCTATTTTCGCATTTCTTCCCACATTGGGAAAAACCTCAGACAAACAGCCCTTCTTAGGGCTATCAAATATCTTCATAAAGAGTTAAAcaaatcttgaatattttttaaaataaaaagaaacatacccctcatttttccccacCCCTCAACTTCCCctcaaaccatttttttttgatattgctcgaaaacgcgtcgtaaattttttttttaatttttggataggGTAAGTGCCAAAtgccggccagcttgcaatttcggccagttttTGTGTTCCTTGGATTGCcattaattttcagtttttacattttctagacattatacaatgcaataaataacaaaaaatgtcggaTCGATGAATGAGATGGCGTGAAAAAGACGATGAATTCCGGAAGGgtaaagaactatgagaatgaaagtggccgaaattaggccaccaaagctattctacatttttattcattttaaaatgtaaagaataattttaaatcaaataaagacgataaactgtctacaaggttccaagcgacactctttaagtagaaggaatgaaaaaaatcaatttctattaaagatattacatttcaaacttgagactctggcgcttacatgcaactatgctgaaatttggcacacttaccctatgctttAGAGATGAcccaggcggatatttcgtcctttaacgaaaataccgttgaatcattcctaataacggttttttaatggctcatgtttggggtcgttggaaaggtcttggaatttcctataaaactgatccggttctaatcggttttgaaccggttcatacccgataactaatttttatctgaaaatcaattctattacttttaaaactgttttgggggatcttttgaaagatttatgaatcggtttaaatcggttgagaaccggtaaacggtagatgatgcgaaagtacttttgaagcatagcatctaagtcacgagttcgagcatttcgcaaagcctgggacgctttgccacccctttttatcaCACATTCTCACTCTGGGGCTCACCAAAATTACAAAGAATAAAGTACCGCACTCTAAAACCAGACCTAGAGCTGGTATCATCTCCAATTATTTTCGCTCCCTAAAAATCTACAATATTATATACAACAAACAAATCGCTTTCACCACTTCCACAAATTATATCCTTTTCACAATTTAGGTCTCCAATGTCAGGATCAAGCTCTCAAAcaccaaattcaaaaaaatcaacttcACATGGGTTTTTATCTCCCATTTTCAGTTCCATTCCAATCCTTTTTCCTCTCATTTTCCGTCAAGTTCGCTAATGGTGCTAGATGAACgttctttttttaatacaaattttcacAAACAAGCCGGTTGtaagtaaaaaagaaaactttattaTCACTTTGCCATAACTTACATGATAATTTCCCTGATTATTAAGATCTAAGTTATGGTTTGCTCACtcaaaattgtctttttatttgtttaccAATTTAATTTCTTAGATAAGATTCTTTCtaacacctattgtaatcctctgATATTGTCAAACTTCTAAAATCGGTTATTTTCGTAAGATATGTGTTTTGAGggtcccttaactctttcgcatcattagggtcatatatgacccggggaaaaaacaatttttaatgactatttacattaattgaaatctatcggtttgtgcacgacatcataatagaaggatgtaagattcttggctaattttctcaagactccagatattcaggaaaagaaaatatttgagatcgaagatcacgaatttcgaactttgtgaaatgacttttctttttcaaaattttttatattaatttatttttttcagcaaaaagttctttagaaacacaaaatagaatatccaaagattgtatattgcatattttgatataataaactactctcaattttccagaaaagcgtgtagaattttccgggtcatatatgaccctattgtccccaagggtaacagtgttttcgtcccaaacctatagcgaaatgtagttgggacattgtttttctttgcgaaatgcaggtgggacatcttgctcctggacatttcatcttatatctgatgaattataacatattttgcaatattttagagtattctgcaagcgtttcatattgtgcaattgtattgtgtgtgaataaatatgtggataagtttatttttgccaaataccactcaaaatattgtgacagtgagtgttcaagggattaccaagaagattccttgaacaccaggagtacagtgttcatcaagacaatccagtttgccatggttttggccaagttaataacttcaagcaaaaaaaactcttagaaagccagtgatatagattttgaaaatagtATGTagacttcccttgaggacaatagggtcatatatgacccggggtttttccgagttttcacgcaatggaaattttttctcctttctgaactattatatttgatcattaggaaaaattcaattttacatgaattcatctgctgaataaaagtgtggcgcgaaagagttaaccttTACTTATCACTCACATGAGATTATTAGAAGAgtgcactcttagaaaaaaaatagttcgtacaagctcatatacagttattagaactataaaatatagtaagtatAGACCCAACTACATATTTAGGTTGgctaactaaatgaaatagttgaccacaatTAGTtgaagtatccttttcatttagttatcacaactaaatcaaaatagtaatgggtgctataacatattagttccaataactaaataaacgGGGTTATTGtatgtaataactatatcatattagttgtggttactatatagcatttatTGTGATGCCTATATCTTATTAGTTATGAAGAATAATTCgtaatagttgttttttttagaatctttaaaattattttatgctatTCATATTCCTTTTCCATTTTCTTATACAAATTCATGCATTAGATAGACCATAAACATCCAACAGAAGTTTGCTGGTAAAATGATGCAGAATATCACTCTACGATGGATAcatataattcataatatttttatttatagtttttatttaatttatgtaCAGCTCTAAAGAACACCATGAATGAGAGATAATGCGTGTACTTCCACCTTGAGGCGaaccatataggggaaagtactctcctttcgaacgttcatgccttcgaataatgtgaattttattttatttttgctaagagacttatatacacatttctattagatattagttggcttatcatcaattgttgataattctgtgataatttaatgtaaatctcttacgaaaaacaaaagaaatccacatgaacgttcgaagggagagcacttttccctagttgcttaatttaaaaaaaaaatctagcttTTAGGCATcaatatttcttaattattATTTAGGATTATTATTTAAAGACAATTTATTTTCCTCTTCTGACTTCACCGAGCTAAGATTTTTATACCATAGCTTATTCATAGAAATTTGAAAGTCATAAAGTTTatgaagaaaatgtgaaaaacctTTGTATAACTTGCTATTTAAAAGTGGATTGTTACGCAACTCATCATGCTTTTCCGCTTCatgcttaaaaaatatatctatcATAGATACTTCGTTATACAATTGCTTAACTCTGTTGACGCATACAGGATCAGCCTTCCCGTAATTCTCTTTGAATATATCCTTCTGAGATGGTGAAGCTACCTCTAGGAATTTAATGGCTAACCATGTGCATTTACCTTCTTCAATATCCGTTCCCACCTTCCCAATGATCTCTGGGTTACCGTAACAATCAGTGAAATCGTTCTGAAATTGACATAAGTAACCAAGCTCATAGCACAAGGATTTTGCTTGCTCAATAGTAACAGGATCAGTGATGCCACAGAGAGCAAAtcctaaattcaattttgtaaaaCCAATATGACTTGTTTtcaaattcgttatttttttgAATTGCTCCATTGTAAAGGTCGTGGGGTCCTGTTTGTGTGGCTGTATGTCCAAATATTCTCCAATACTACCAACAAAAACTGATTCTCTGAATAAATCAAGGAGCTTAGTGTAGCAGTCAAGATGACTAAAATGCTTCTTTAGCAGTCTGAAAGTGGCTGCTTTTAACATATATGCATCATTAATAGCACTTAGTCGAACATCTTTAAGCGAGTACCAAGATGCTTTCTTTCGTCTAGTGGGGCTGGCATCAACAATATCATCAACAATATAAGCCACTGCCTTGAACTGAAATTTGATTATTTGAATGATGCACAGAAGTATGATTCATAATTTGAATTGAGTATTAAATTTTATACCATTTCAATGAAGCATCCCAGATATGTggctaattttaaaaattcttctgTTTGCTCTTCTTTCGGTATGTATGTCTCGTAAAAATAGACTGCACCAATGCCACCGTATAATCTTCCATCTGGGTCTCTTACATTGTAGTTGAAAACCTGAAAAGTCATTATAATAAAAGCTTAACAATTTATTGTAAAGTTAATCTATGAAGCGTCCATCTTACGCGTTCTATATGCTCTTGAGCTTTTCCAGAAACATCGTAAGGTCTAACTTCTTCTTTTATTTCCTCAATGACATCTAACAGGGTTAAATACTTTTTAGTATGTTGGTAGGTGAAACAGCAATTTCTACTAAATTAATTCCCCAGAAAAAgaccagtaatacaaattaccTTTCAAATGTAGCATCAATCTCTGCTTTCTCTCCTGTAGATCAACAGATGTTGCTTGGACAGACATTCTAAGATCCTATTGGGTTTGTTCAAGATAAAGCGTATTTAATAATCAAAAGATTTCCTTACTTTAAAGCTTTCTACGAAATGATAGGATAGACGGCCTACGTGAAACCTTTCCATGCTATATATAGTTCTGTAAAAAGGTCATACCGGCTTCTActtgtaataattttaaataatctttttttattaaaacaacaaaattggacataagggaagagcaccccggatcgaaatgttaagagaaatgctcgatatttagttgaaaatataagcctcaaaatactatttggtatttttgtacatgccaattggtatattagtgatccatttaactatatctgtgcatttgaatttttaatttttacaataaattaataaaaattaggtgTAATTGTAAACTTGTAATCTGTACCTCGAATCGTCACGAAttcaatcaggtgtctcacagatattcgattttataaattaaatcagagCTAATGCAGTGCATTCTTATAAGTATtaattggtaaaaagtagctaattaaatttttaaaagttcatttgatttggagcaacaatacggtaataacctgacgatccgaggaacactgccgatcgctggtactctttcCTTATACTGTATATCGCAATCATCAAAAACGGTAGGGGAGACTGTGGTAAAGAGTCACAAAacggaatattttattttttttttacaagctaccctagtgccccagaaatttctaattagtgcagttttataggaaatttactgctctacaactttgtgaaagtcatttttctctattgtgtaaggaaatacatttatcgagttgttttctaaaaggtaattttgtgaccattctcaaaaatgctggggcaaatagtaccaagtatgggatattatcatattttgattcgctttattacggactttcataaattaaaaaaaaaaa encodes the following:
- the LOC129805985 gene encoding histone H1-II-like, which translates into the protein MAEETSVEVAPAVSPSGKKAKAPKSAAAKKPRVKPTHPKTSEMVNKAIKDLKERGGSSLQAIKKFVAANYKVDAEKLAPFIRRYLKSAVTSGALVQTKGKGASGSFKLPGSAKGEKAVAKKPRVKKASGEKKVKKAASPKKKASTAAKKAVAAKKPSGEKKKAASPKKAAVKKSAPKQKSTKASSKSAGTKPKVPKPKKTGSPKKAAPKKTAAKKK
- the LOC129805999 gene encoding histone H2A — protein: MSGRGKGGKVKGKAKTRSNRAGLQFPVGRIHRLLRKGNYAERVGAGAPVYLAAVMEYLAAEVLELAGNAARDNKKTRIIPRHLQLAIRNDEELNKLLSGVTIAQGGVLPNIQAVLLPKKTEKKT
- the LOC129805997 gene encoding histone H3, producing MARTKQTARKSTGGKAPRKQLATKAARKSAPATGGVKKPHRYRPGTVALREIRRYQKSTELLIRKLPFQRLVREIAQDFKTDLRFQSSAVMALQEASEAYLVGLFEDTNLCAIHAKRVTIMPKDIQLARRIRGERA
- the LOC129806006 gene encoding histone H2B → MAPKTSGKAAKKAGKAQKNISKTDKKKKRKRKESYAIYIYKVLKQVHPDTGISSKAMSIMNSFVNDIFERIAAEASRLAHYNKRSTITSREIQTAVRLLLPGELAKHAVSEGTKAVTKYTSSK